In a single window of the Fusarium falciforme chromosome 3, complete sequence genome:
- a CDS encoding DUF2235 domain-containing protein yields MVGINLAANPTVYNSPTHDVRARYFDGVGLSGDFMNYLWNGAFATQAEKECTEVYDFIVQNFTWNEDVRTAVWMFGISRGAYIVRSVGGMINNCGIIRNRGNAVLIKQVYDIYRSPHAVHHPSSPEMDQFRTNVSFAVRSPITFMGIFDTVGGRGVPRLNYHTGSGFEWPEFHDNLVSTAVKKVYHALAMHDRFWTFQPCLASRNPSHADNPDLADLQIHQTWFPGCHYDLARQEFQFLREGGTMLESALFPILNISSNTVYPNEKLADLVLLWMLEGIQVEGGGAIVSQDTAGNPSSIAAEINSIQQLITTNSKGTGDVYSNILSYLPGGGLFSAPLAWWKNLNKTAYAILFQPVDRSIPDPGIGNGNVSHVWNEVYHYMNADNNIGENIIEEIADVRPPRYPSQTYQKYLTYMAAVGRPPVGPP; encoded by the coding sequence ATGGTTGGAATCAATTTGGCCGCGAATCCTACTGTCTATAACTCACCAACTCACGACGTTCGTGCTAGATATTTCGACGGGGTCGGTTTGAGTGGTGATTTCATGAACTATCTCTGGAACGGCGCTTTTGCGACCCAGGCGGAAAAGGAGTGTACCGAGGTTTACGACTTCATCGTACAGAACTTCACTTGGAATGAGGATGTGCGCACGGCGGTGTGGATGTTCGGGATTAGTAGGGGTGCCTACATCGTCAGGTCGGTCGGCGGCATGATCAATAACTGCGGAATCATCCGAAATAGGGGAAACGCGGTGTTGATCAAGCAGGTCTATGACATCTATCGGAGCCCGCATGCCGTGCATCACCCTTCGTCACCCGAGATGGACCAGTTCAGAACAAATGTCAGCTTTGCGGTGCGGTCGCCAATCACATTCATGGGCATATTCGACACTGTTGGAGGTCGCGGCGTGCCGAGGCTAAACTATCACACCGGGTCTGGATTCGAGTGGCCTGAGTTCCATGACAACTTGGTATCGACCGCTGTGAAGAAGGTCTACCATGCCTTGGCAATGCATGACCGTTTTTGGACATTTCAACCATGCCTAGCGTCGAGGAACCCGAGCCATGCCGACAATCCAGATCTTGCTGACCTCCAGATACACCAAACATGGTTCCCGGGCTGTCATTACGACCTTGCTAGACAGGAATTCCAGTTCCTCCGAGAAGGAGGCACGATGCTGGAAAGTGCCTTGTTCCCTATACTCAACATATCCAGTAACACGGTCTACCCCAACGAGAAGCTCGCAGATCTGGTCCTGTTGTGGATGCTTGAAGGCATACAAGTAGAAGGAGGGGGAGCTATTGTCAGTCAGGACACGGCAGGCAACCCTTCCAGCATCGCGGCAGAAATAAACAGCATCCAGCAGCTCATCACGACGAACAGCAAGGGCACTGGCGACGTATACTCCAATATCCTCAGCTACCTTCCTGGAGGGGGGCTCTTCTCCGCTCCGCTAGCCTGGTGGAAGAATCTTAACAAAACCGCATACGCTATCCTGTTTCAACCAGTGGACAGATCGATACCCGATCCGGGTATCGGTAATGGGAATGTCTCTCATGTGTGGAATGAGGTCTATCACTATATGAACGCCGATAATAACATTGGAGAGAATATCATTGAGGAAATTGCTGATGTCCGACCGCCGCGATATCCGTCGCAGACTTACCAGAAATATCTCACGTACATGGCGGCGGTTGGACGGCCACCGGTTGGACCACCCTAG
- a CDS encoding Fungal-trans domain-containing protein, with product MLVRKGVCAERCLLAPPQWLYSRRYQQSATPRQAGLNTPGPSNGDEDISSPKTLTTPQAPAQRSVADSDVSVVRATGSSPGGWVDRLDGNSSCNVEPAPFVQELASVSNLSWDFDMSSLPELPPFLVDGASDFMLEQVDPQAFESSTRRLSKPSLSSLSLEQLDPLQAKCSAIQALLRGPGPALPEEVVTKSINRDNLLQALQLFGRNFQHHVPVLHASSFDLATASPLLVLAMFVVGSCYADIIRPAKYMFSMAMRVLVHVEKQQHEIDMGEPPLSSIQASIAACSVLGSSQDETAHMGFPLYFARTISMARRAAIFEATPPVDYTTLNEQTFDWQLWIERETRIRIANVLFCQDMASCIFMGTAPSFSPLDLDIELPCYDICWNSRSAQACLQHLQSAPPQRRLSSTFSQLRSASFSPERHAQFEVSAFGMFTLVTALHCLVWKAIHYDLDHSLAVGRQDISLPSRFENLDREVASDFSGPNIVQLAARVVRLRNSNTFDGINRMLDEWLAVWERRNWHDADYENLAFSLDPMPFWWLAKLFVLIHCGKDCFSADSELTTVNKTGVSFRDSHSSQVKIFRWFAKLRQKKSADPVQKVESLAGLMVPI from the exons ATGCTGGTGCGGAAGGGCGTTTGCGCGGAG CGATGCCTTCTCGCGCCACCTCAATGGCTGTACAGCAGGAGAT ATCAGCAGAGCGCCACCCCACGACAAGCCGGTTTAAACACACCAGGGCCCTCTAACGGGGACGAGGACATTTCTTCTCCTAAGACATTGACGACACCTCAAGCCCCAGCTCAGCGGTCGGTCGCAGATAGCGATGTGTCGGTAGTAAGGGCTACCGGAAGTTCGCCCGGAGGCTGGGTTGATCGGCTTGACGGTAACTCGTCTTGCAACGTGGAACCGGCGCCATTTGTGCAGGAGCTTGCTTCTGTCAGCAACTTGTCATGGGATTTCGACATGTCTTCTTTGCCCGAGCTCCCACCAtttcttgttgatggtgCGTCGGATTTCATGCTTGAGCAGG TTGATCCGCAAGCCTTTGAATCCTCCACCAGGAGGCTTAGCAAACCTAGCTTGAGTTCTCTGTCGCTGGAGCAACTGGATCCGTTGCAGGCAAAATGCAGCGCGATTCAGGCCCTCCTTCGAGGGCCAGGGCCTGCGTTGCCCGAGGAAGTTGTGACGAAATCAATTAACCGAGATAATTTGCTGCAGGCGTTGCAACTCTTCGGCAGGAACTTTCAACATCACGTCCCTGTTCTCCATGCTTCCAGCTTTGACCTAGCGACAGCGTCGCCACTGCTCGTCCTGGCGATGTTCGTCGTAGGGTCTTGCTACGCTGATATCATCCGACCGGCAAAGTATATGTTCTCAATGGCCATGCGAGTCTTGGTACATGTTGAGAAGCAACAA CACGAGATTGACATGGGTGAGCCTCCACTGTCCTCAATCCAAGCGAGCATCGCCGCATGTTCAGTCCTGGGAAGCTCGCAAGATGAAACTGCCCACATGGGCTTTCCATTGTACTTTGCACGCACCATTTCT ATGGCGAGACGGGCCGCCATTTTCGAGGCAACCCCCCCGGTAGATTACACGACATTAAATGAGCAGACGTTCGACTGGCAATTGTGGATTGAGCGTGAGACACGCATTAG AATCGCCAATGTCTTGTTCTGTCAAGACATGGCCAGCTGCATTTTCATGGGCACAGCGCCGTCCTTCTCCCCGCTCGATCTTGACATCGAGCTTCCTTGTTACGACATATGCTGGAACTCTCGATCTGCCCAGGCATGTCTTCAGCATTTGCAATCTGCGCCTCCACAGCGGCGACTCTCGTCCACGTTTTCCCAGCTGCGAAGTGCATCATTCTCGCCTGAGCGGCATGCTCAGTTCGAAGTGTCAGCTTTCGGGATGTTCACATTGGTAACCGCCCTGCATTGCCTCGTCTGGAAGGCAATTCACTACGACTTAGATCACAGTTTGGCCGTTGGTCGTcaagatataagccttccaTCAAGGTTCGAGAACCTAGACCGCGAAGTTGCCAGCGATTTCTCAGGCCCCAACATCGTCCAACTGGCGGCACGAGTCGTCCGCCTTAGGAACTCGAATACTTTTGATGGCATTAATCGGATGCTCGATGAATGGCTCGCCGTCTGGGAGAGAAGGAACTGGCACGACGCCGACTATGAGAACCTTGCCTTCTCACTGGATCCAATGCCCTTCTGGTGGCTGGCCAAGTTATTCGTGCTTATTCACTGCGGAAAGGACTGCTTTTCCGCTGACAGCGAATTAACCACGGTTAACAAGACAGGAGTGTCTTTTCGAGACAGTCATTCCTCGCAGGTGAAGATCTTCCGTTGGTTCGCTAAGCTACGGCAGAAAAAGTCGGCAGACCCGGTCCAAAAGGTAGAGTCGCTGGCAGGCTTGATGGTTCCGATATAG